In Eucalyptus grandis isolate ANBG69807.140 chromosome 4, ASM1654582v1, whole genome shotgun sequence, the following proteins share a genomic window:
- the LOC104440965 gene encoding GDSL esterase/lipase At5g45960 isoform X2, with protein sequence MKMDRSCNAQRFFWRALVLFLSLPAHQALSSKSARALNNTVSAFIVFGDSTVDPGNNNNLRTMFKSDFLPYGRDFANRVPTGRFTNGRLATDYIVSYIGIKDYVPAYLEPSLSFEDMKSGVSFASAGSGYDPMTPTLSQLEYFKEYKKRLMSTMGNQSTIQHINKAVFLVSAGTNDFVVNYFTIPIRQRSFTIATYQQFLLQHVKDLIKGLWEEGARRIAVAGLPPMGCLPIMISLNSNSAVLQRGCMDQYSSVARDYNALLQTELASMQSSLANQGSRIYYADIYKPISDMILRFPSYGFDEALSGCCGTGLLEAAFLCNPNSYVCPDASKYVFWDSIHPTEKAYYLIFQLLRPIVNALIQD encoded by the exons ATGAAGATGGATCGTTCATGCAATGCCCAACGCTTCTTCTGGAGAGCCCTCGTTCTCTTTCTATCCCTACCTGCCCATCAAGCTCTCTCCTCGAAGAGCGCCCGGGCCTTGAACAACACAGTCTCGGCTTTTATCGTCTTTGGGGACTCCACGGTTGATCCCGGGAACAACAACAACTTGAGGACGATGTTCAAGAGCGATTTCCTGCCATATGGCAGGGATTTCGCCAACCGGGTGCCAACCGGGAGGTTCACGAACGGCCGGCTTGCCACCGATTACATTG TATCGTATATCGGGATTAAAGACTATGTGCCAGCGTATTTGGAACCGAGTCTTAGCTTCGAGGATATGAAGAGTGGTGTGAGCTTTGCTTCTGCTGGTTCTGGATACGACCCTATGACACCAACGCTTAgc CAACTGGAGTATTTCAAAGAGTACAAGAAGCGGCTCATGTCGACTATGGGGAACCAAAGCACGATCCAACACATCAACAAGGCTGTCTTCCTTGTGAGCGCCGGCACTAACGATTTCGTTGTCAATTACTTCACCATCCCCATCCGGCAGCGGAGCTTCACCATCGCCACGTACCAGCAATTCTTGTTACAGCACGTGAAAGACCTCATTAAG GGTTTATGGGAGGAAGGAGCGAGAAGGATTGCAGTGGCGGGACTGCCCCCAATGGGTTGCTTGCCAATAATGATCTCACTCAACTCAAACAGCGCCGTCCTGCAGAGAGGTTGCATGGACCAGTACTCATCGGTGGCAAGAGACTACAACGCGCTCCTCCAGACGGAGTTGGCTTCCATGCAAAGCAGCTTGGCAAATCAAGGCTCCAGAATCTATTATGCAGATATATACAAGCCCATAAGCGACATGATTCTGAGGTTCCCAAGTTATG GATTCGATGAAGCTCTGAGCGGATGCTGCGGGACTGGGCTGCTGGAAGCAGCGTTCCTATGCAACCCCAATTCGTATGTGTGCCCAGATGCATCCAAATACGTGTTCTGGGATTCAATACACCCCACAGAGAAGGCTTATTACCTGATCTTTCAGTTGCTTCGCCCCATCGTTAATGCTCTCATTCAAGACTAG
- the LOC104440965 gene encoding GDSL esterase/lipase At5g45960 isoform X1 yields MKMDRSCNAQRFFWRALVLFLSLPAHQALSSKSARALNNTVSAFIVFGDSTVDPGNNNNLRTMFKSDFLPYGRDFANRVPTGRFTNGRLATDYIVSYIGIKDYVPAYLEPSLSFEDMKSGVSFASAGSGYDPMTPTLSNVVSLPQQLEYFKEYKKRLMSTMGNQSTIQHINKAVFLVSAGTNDFVVNYFTIPIRQRSFTIATYQQFLLQHVKDLIKGLWEEGARRIAVAGLPPMGCLPIMISLNSNSAVLQRGCMDQYSSVARDYNALLQTELASMQSSLANQGSRIYYADIYKPISDMILRFPSYGFDEALSGCCGTGLLEAAFLCNPNSYVCPDASKYVFWDSIHPTEKAYYLIFQLLRPIVNALIQD; encoded by the exons ATGAAGATGGATCGTTCATGCAATGCCCAACGCTTCTTCTGGAGAGCCCTCGTTCTCTTTCTATCCCTACCTGCCCATCAAGCTCTCTCCTCGAAGAGCGCCCGGGCCTTGAACAACACAGTCTCGGCTTTTATCGTCTTTGGGGACTCCACGGTTGATCCCGGGAACAACAACAACTTGAGGACGATGTTCAAGAGCGATTTCCTGCCATATGGCAGGGATTTCGCCAACCGGGTGCCAACCGGGAGGTTCACGAACGGCCGGCTTGCCACCGATTACATTG TATCGTATATCGGGATTAAAGACTATGTGCCAGCGTATTTGGAACCGAGTCTTAGCTTCGAGGATATGAAGAGTGGTGTGAGCTTTGCTTCTGCTGGTTCTGGATACGACCCTATGACACCAACGCTTAgc AATGTGGTGTCATTGCCACAGCAACTGGAGTATTTCAAAGAGTACAAGAAGCGGCTCATGTCGACTATGGGGAACCAAAGCACGATCCAACACATCAACAAGGCTGTCTTCCTTGTGAGCGCCGGCACTAACGATTTCGTTGTCAATTACTTCACCATCCCCATCCGGCAGCGGAGCTTCACCATCGCCACGTACCAGCAATTCTTGTTACAGCACGTGAAAGACCTCATTAAG GGTTTATGGGAGGAAGGAGCGAGAAGGATTGCAGTGGCGGGACTGCCCCCAATGGGTTGCTTGCCAATAATGATCTCACTCAACTCAAACAGCGCCGTCCTGCAGAGAGGTTGCATGGACCAGTACTCATCGGTGGCAAGAGACTACAACGCGCTCCTCCAGACGGAGTTGGCTTCCATGCAAAGCAGCTTGGCAAATCAAGGCTCCAGAATCTATTATGCAGATATATACAAGCCCATAAGCGACATGATTCTGAGGTTCCCAAGTTATG GATTCGATGAAGCTCTGAGCGGATGCTGCGGGACTGGGCTGCTGGAAGCAGCGTTCCTATGCAACCCCAATTCGTATGTGTGCCCAGATGCATCCAAATACGTGTTCTGGGATTCAATACACCCCACAGAGAAGGCTTATTACCTGATCTTTCAGTTGCTTCGCCCCATCGTTAATGCTCTCATTCAAGACTAG